The sequence below is a genomic window from Verrucomicrobiota bacterium.
ACCATGCACCTGATCGCCTACAACCTGGTGCGTGCCCTCATGCTCCAGGCCGCCGAGCGCGACCATGCCGATCCCTTGCGCCTGAGCCTGGCCGGCACACTCGCCGCCGTCCGCCAGTGGGCCCCCGCCCTGGCCGCCGAGCAGTCAGCCCAAGCGCGCCGACGCCTGCTCGAGCAGTTCTGGCGCTGCGTCGCTCGCGACGCCATCCCCTGGCGCCCCAACCGGCTCGAACCCCGAGCCCGCAAACGACGCCCCAAAAACTACCAGCTCCTCACCCGGCCCCGGTCCCAGTTCAAGGAAATCCAACACCGAAACAGGTACAGGCGCCCCTTATCTTAGTGCCATTCGTGCCTGTCCCTAATTTCTCTCCCGGGCACTCTGTGTGGCGAATCTGGGTTATAGGGGCAGCGACTGTGAATGAACTGAACAGGATGGGGAGAGACGACCATGGATTGGACATACCGCAGCAGGCTCGTGTGCGGCTTGGGGGCGGCGCTGGTCGTTGCGGCGCTGATGGGTAGCGCGCGCGCCGCCATCTACACCGAGTCGGTCGAGTACAATGACGGCGAGGCCGTCCTCGAAGGATACCTGGCCTACGATGACGCGCTCGACGGCAAGCGGCCCGGCGTGCTCATCGTCCACGAGTGGTGGGGGCTCGGTACGCACCCGAAGCGCGTCGCCGAGCGGCTCGCCGGACTCGGCTACGTCGCGTTTGCTCTCGACATGTACGGCAAGGGCAAGCTCACCGACGACGCGAAGCAGGCGGGCGAGTGGGCGGGCGCGTTCCGCACCGATTCGGCGCTGGCGAAACGCCGCTTCGAGGCCGGGCTCAGCGTGTTACGCGAGAACGACCACGTGGACGCCTCGCGCATCGTGGCGATCGGCTACTGCTTCGGCGGCGGCATCTGCCTCGAGATGGCGCGCATGGGCGTGGACCTTGCCGGCGTTGTGAGCTTCCATGGCGGGCTCAAGAGCGCCGTGCCGGAGACGGATCGCAAGCCGATCACCGCCAAGATTCTCGTCTGCCACGGTGCGGACGACCCGAGCGTACCGCCCGCCGAGGTTGCGGCGTTCGAAGAGGAGATGCGCGCCGCCGGCGCCGACTGGGTCCTCATCGCCTACGGCGGCGCCGTGCACAGCTTCACCAACCCGGACGCCGACCGCCCGACGGCGCGCTACAACGAGAAAGCCGACCGCCGCTCGTGGAAAGCGATGAGGCAGTTCCTCGCTGAGGTGTTCGTCGAATCGCCCGACGGCCTGCCCTTGCTCCAGCCCAAGCTCGACGAGATTGGGCCACGCTCCAGGGCCGGCTCGTCCGCCGAGACGCGCGCCGTCTTCGCCGCCGCGATCGACAAGCTCGCCAAGTCGGGCATCCTCGAGAAGGCGACCAACGTCGGCGACACCGCGCCGCTCTTCGAGCTGCCCGACGCCTCGGGCAAGACGGTCAAGCTCGCCGACCTGCTCAAGCAGGGGCCCGTCGTCATCGCGTGGTACCGTGGCGGCTGGTGCCCGTACTGCTCGGCCGAACTGCCCGCGCTCGAACAGGCGCTGCCCGCCATCCGCGACCGCGGCGCCACGCTCGTCGCCATCAGCCCGCAGACCGTCGAGAACTCCGCCGACACGGCCAAGAAGCTCGGCCTCACCTTCCCCCTCCTGAGCGACGCCGGCGGCAAGGTCGCCGAGCGCTACGGCATCCGCTACGTGCTCGACAGCGAGGTGAGCGCCATCTACAAGCAGTTCGGCCTCGACCTGAAGAAGGCCAACGACGATGACTCCGACACCCTGCCGCTCGCCGCCACCTACATCATCGCCTCCGACGGCAAGGTCCGCTACGCCTTCATCGACGCCGACTACAAGAAGCGCGCGGAGCCGCGCGGCATCGTCGAGGCGCTCGACAAGCTCGGTGAAAGATGAGTCAGAAACATGGACAGGATCCACAGGATCGATAGGATAGGGGAATCTGAACCGGCAGAAGGATTGGACCTGCGACGTCACGACTTCTGATCGGATGCCGGGTCGTCCTGTTTGAGCCGGCGGGTTTCCTCGACGAAACGATCGAAGTCGCTGGTGGGCTGGGTGGCTTCAATCCGGCGACGGGTCTGCTCGAATCTATCGAACTCAAGCTCGGCGTGTTCCTGCGCGAGCTCGGCGCTGATGTGGCCGGCGTGCGTGAGGATGTTCTTCTCGTTGAACTCGAGGAAGGCATCGAGCTTGCCCACCCAATCCGTCATGTGCATCAGGCGACGGCTCTCCGCCTGGGTTTCGGCGTAGTCGAGGTACATGGTCACGATGCGGTTGAGCGCGCTGAGCTCGCGCTCGTCGAGGTAGTTCTTGGCGACCGTCACGTCGGCGCGGCGGATGTGGCCTTTGGGTGCGTGCTTCCAGGTCGTGAGGCCCATGTGGGGCTTCGCCGCGTCGGCCCGCTCGTGGATGATCTCGGCGGCCGTGTGGCCGTGGATGGCCCAGTGGAGCTTGTTCTGGACTGCGGCGAAGAAGTCGCGCGTGACCGGTGCGTTCGGATCGTAGTCAATGCTCGTCGCGTAGATGTCCGTGATCTTCTGGTAGAAGCGGCGCTCGGACGCCCGGATGTCGCGGATGCGTTCGAGTAGCTCGTCGAAATAGTCTTCGCCCAGCGTGCGGCCTTGCTTGAGCCGCTCGTCGTCGAGCACAAAACCCTTGACCAGGTACTCGCGCAGCGTGCTGGTGGCCCAGCGACGGAACTGCGTGCCCCGCGTTGACCGCACGCGGTAGCCGACTGCCAGGATCATGTCGAGGCTGTAATGGTCGATGTCTCGTGTCACCTCTCGCTGACCCTCGGTCTGAACTATCCGGAATTTCCGGATAGTTGCCCCGGGATCGAGTTCGCCTTCCGCGAAGATGTTGCTGACGTGTTCGCTCACGGTGCGCACGTCCTTCTGATAGAGCTCCGCCAGAAGACGTTGCGTTAGCCACACTGTGTTGTCCTCGAGCCGCACTTCGATACGCGTGCGTCCGTCGCGGGTCTCGTAGAACAAGAACCGGGACGCTTCGTCCCGACTGCGGATGGGCAGGTTGTCGCTCATGGCCGGAGGTCCTCCTCCCTCGTTCGGAGCAGCAGCAATTGTACCACAGGCGATGCGGGGCGCATAGGCGGAGAGCCGAAGGACGTTGGACGGGATCGACAGGATTGACGGGATGGGGGAGTGGCGTTGCATCCCATGCCGCCGAGACTATGGTTGAAGTCCACGCTCTGCGGTACACTGCTTACTGGATGAGGAGGCATACGATGGCCGGTGCGAGGACAGTGGCGTGTTATGCCCTGGTCGTGGTGCTCTCATGGTACCTCATGATGGTGTTCAACGAGCTGGGGCATATCGTATCGGTTGCGATCAACGGCGGGACGATTGAGCGGGTCGTCCTCTGGCCGTGGATGTTCTCGCAGACGATCCGATCGGGATCGAGGCACGAAATCCTGGACATCTGGGCCGGCCCGGTGTTCGGTATTGCCATCCCGCTCGTGTTGAGCGTCGTGGCAGAACGCATCGCGCGGCGGCCCATTGGGTGTGTCCGGTTTTTCGCCGGGTTCTGTCTCGTCGCCAACGGTGTGTACATCGGGGCTGGGGCGATTGCCCACATCGGCGACGCAGGCGAACTGCTGGATCTTGGCTTCCCCGTCTGGCCCATCGTGCTTTTCGGCGCGGCATGCATTGCTGGCGGGCTGTTCGTCTGGCACAAGGCTGGGACTGCGACAGGATCCCTGAGGAACGAGCAGGACGGGGGAACAGGACGATTCCCGTGGTCTTTTCGATCCGGCTGATCCTGTCCAAGAACTCCTGGCGTGCCCCAACACTGAGTGCGCCCACCCTGTGTCGCAAGATGTGTCCTGCCCCACGCTGGGCGAGCAGGGACGTGGCGCGTGTTGTCGAGGAAGCGCCTGCGCGCCGTCGACCAGCGGCGGTCGCCTCGCTCTGACGGGGAGACCGTTGGGAAATCCGGCTCGGGGCTTACTCTGATCAGTCGATTGGGATCACGTGGATGTTTCCGATGTTCACTTTGCCCCCGCTGATCCTGATGTCCACGAGCTCGATGATCTCGTTCTGTCCCAGAGTGATCTCGGGGACCTGCCCGCTCTTGCCGCGATAGGTGACCTCCTCGCCGTTGTACTCGAACCGCAGCGTATAGGTCCCGGCAGGCAGTTGGGAGAAGCTGAACGAGCCGTCGGCCGCGGTCGTTGTGCTCCGGCTGACCGGACCGTCCAGGTACACCAGTATCCCCTCGCGGTTCCCGGCGGCGTGTGCAGAAGGCACCAAGGCTTCTGATATGCCGGAAGCGACTCTCGCCAGAAGAGTCTCCCTTTCCTCCATGACAGGCGCGAAGCTTGCATCCGCCGTCTCGAACGACGAGATGATGCCCCGGATTGCGGACGTTCCATCGACTCCATCGTCGTCGCTGTCCCCGCAACCGCCGTAGCCGGCCATGACCGCGGCGAGCAGGGACACCAGCCCAACAATCGTGTAGCGTAACGGTCTGCTTTGCATCATTCTTCCCTCGCTGCGTTGCGTCGCAGAGCGGACCCGGCTAGCATCAGGTAAGAGGCGCCCTGTGCCGCACGGGATCGCTCGGTGGACCCGTGCAATAGCCAGAACCGTGGCCGGACAGTCCCTTCTGTCCCGCCAGCAGTCCATATGCGACGTTCTGACCGTCCGGTCAAGAGAAGAAGCTCCCGGCGCCAGGCAGCGGCCCGAGAGGCACGACGCCTTGCGCCGTCGGCGCGTGTCTGACGGCGATCGAGGACAACGCGCGAAGGCGGCAGGTGACTGCCGGTCGTCCCCGCGCTCGGACAGGGTCCTCACTCCACGATCTCGATCCGGACCGGCTTGCTCGCGACGGAGCCGTACCAGACTGTCTTGTCTGCCATGTCGAGTCCATCG
It includes:
- a CDS encoding carboxypeptidase regulatory-like domain-containing protein, with the protein product MDCWRDRRDCPATVLAIARVHRAIPCGTGRLLPDASRVRSATQRSEGRMMQSRPLRYTIVGLVSLLAAVMAGYGGCGDSDDDGVDGTSAIRGIISSFETADASFAPVMEERETLLARVASGISEALVPSAHAAGNREGILVYLDGPVSRSTTTAADGSFSFSQLPAGTYTLRFEYNGEEVTYRGKSGQVPEITLGQNEIIELVDIRISGGKVNIGNIHVIPID
- a CDS encoding virulence RhuM family protein translates to MSDNLPIRSRDEASRFLFYETRDGRTRIEVRLEDNTVWLTQRLLAELYQKDVRTVSEHVSNIFAEGELDPGATIRKFRIVQTEGQREVTRDIDHYSLDMILAVGYRVRSTRGTQFRRWATSTLREYLVKGFVLDDERLKQGRTLGEDYFDELLERIRDIRASERRFYQKITDIYATSIDYDPNAPVTRDFFAAVQNKLHWAIHGHTAAEIIHERADAAKPHMGLTTWKHAPKGHIRRADVTVAKNYLDERELSALNRIVTMYLDYAETQAESRRLMHMTDWVGKLDAFLEFNEKNILTHAGHISAELAQEHAELEFDRFEQTRRRIEATQPTSDFDRFVEETRRLKQDDPASDQKS
- a CDS encoding dienelactone hydrolase family protein, with amino-acid sequence MDWTYRSRLVCGLGAALVVAALMGSARAAIYTESVEYNDGEAVLEGYLAYDDALDGKRPGVLIVHEWWGLGTHPKRVAERLAGLGYVAFALDMYGKGKLTDDAKQAGEWAGAFRTDSALAKRRFEAGLSVLRENDHVDASRIVAIGYCFGGGICLEMARMGVDLAGVVSFHGGLKSAVPETDRKPITAKILVCHGADDPSVPPAEVAAFEEEMRAAGADWVLIAYGGAVHSFTNPDADRPTARYNEKADRRSWKAMRQFLAEVFVESPDGLPLLQPKLDEIGPRSRAGSSAETRAVFAAAIDKLAKSGILEKATNVGDTAPLFELPDASGKTVKLADLLKQGPVVIAWYRGGWCPYCSAELPALEQALPAIRDRGATLVAISPQTVENSADTAKKLGLTFPLLSDAGGKVAERYGIRYVLDSEVSAIYKQFGLDLKKANDDDSDTLPLAATYIIASDGKVRYAFIDADYKKRAEPRGIVEALDKLGER
- a CDS encoding IS4/IS5 family transposase, translating into TMHLIAYNLVRALMLQAAERDHADPLRLSLAGTLAAVRQWAPALAAEQSAQARRRLLEQFWRCVARDAIPWRPNRLEPRARKRRPKNYQLLTRPRSQFKEIQHRNRYRRPLS